CGCGATTGTAGAAGTATCGGCCACAAATCGTACAGATCTCGTTCATGATAGCCTCCTTGAGGGCTTTGTCAGACGACTCATTCGGTCTCGGGCTCGTAGAGCATTTCGAAAATTTCCGGCCGGCAGGGGAACTTGTAACCTTTCGTATCGGTGCAAAGATATTCACCGGGGTAGACCACGAAAATATTCTGATACAAGGTATCTGCCGGGTGGATTACCGTCCTTTGGGAAACCCGGAATGCTTCAATGATGTTGGGTCTGGTGCGAAATCTGGCCATATTTCTCCCTCTGTTGGACGGGGAGAGTAAACAGTCCGTCTGTTTTGTTCCTGTAAGGGAATTGAAATTTTTTGGTTAAGGGAAGAGATGTTAGAATAGTCCTACCGCCCGTGGCCATAACGGCCATTGGACTTGGCTCGGGAAAGGGGAAAAGATGAAGCCGATTCGGATAACTCTTGAAAAACTTCTTTTGGGCCCGGCCATAATGCTGCTGGTGGCCGCCTGCACCGGCGCCGCCCCCCCGGAACCCATCTTTTTCGATATTGCAGCGTGGGATTCGGGCATCCGCACCATTGCGCTGACGGAAGTAAGCTATGCACCCCGCTATCAACCACCGACGGATTACGACCTCGAAAGGGACCTGCGCATCTTTCTGCGCAGGGAGTTGGAAAGAAAAGGTTACCAGGTCGTGGTGGTCGGGGATGAATGGAACAGACCGAACACCGATAAGCAGTCAGCAGAACAGTTGGTGGCCAATGTTCCTACCGAAGCCGATGCGGCGGTGGCCCTCCACGTGGACTTCCTGTTCCTGCCCTCCACCCTGGGGGAAACCAATCCGCCCCCGTCAGCGGAAATCGCCGCCGAAGCCCGTCTGATCACCAGGGAGCCTGTTCGGGAAATCTGGCGGGATTGGGCTGATGCCACGGCGGGCGGAGCAGGCGGATGGCCCGTGGCCTCCCGGCTCTTTCTGTATCAGCAGGCGGTGCAGGAACTGGCGGACAGACTCTTCGATACCCTGCCGGATGCCGGGAAAGCAGTCGCGGGGGATCGGGTGAGGAGTGAGGAGTGAGGAGTAAAGTCAACTGATACCTGACTCTACTCCATCCCTCTCTCATAGTTGAAGGGAGAGGTGCCAGGAATATTCTGACCTCTCTTCAAGGCCTCGATAACTTTTTTACCTTGAGGGGAAAAGGGGCCTATGTGGCTCAGCTCGATGAAGAAACTGCCGCAGCCCATGGACTGAAGTTCATTCAGCCGATCGAGAAGGGAAAAGTCGGTCTCCGGCTGCAGCACGCTCAGCCCGTTGCGCTGATCCAGCCGATACCCTTCCCCCCGGTCGGACTCGATCCGGCTTCCCGGTCGCAGCTCACGAATGCGGATGCGGGAGGTGAGAAGGGGTACGGTTCCATAAACGATGATGGAGGCCTTGCATCCCCTGTTCCGCGACAGCAGGGCGCGCAGGTTCTCCCGATCGTCCTCAATGTAAAGAACCGTCTCCTCCGCACCAAGCTCTTTCCAGGCCAAAACCGCCTGACTGTTGAGGGAAAACAGCCGATAACCCGCGATCAGCCGCAATCCCGCCAACCCCTGCAGAAGGCGGAAATGGCCGAGGTTGTTGAGGCGGAAGGCGGTGTATCCCTTTTCCACCAGATTTTCCACCGCCTCCCGATATGCCGGCCAGTCCCGGTCGAACAGGATGAATGGCAAATCCCAGACAACTTGCTCCTCCCGATCAGCCGACCGCCGATGTCCCTGCGCCGGACCGGGCAGCAGGGGAATCACTACACGGTCGACAAGGGGATCGTTGAGGATATGCGCGTCCCGAACCTGCCCCACAACCAAGGAAATAGTGCGCCCCTCTACCAGGCGGGGCGGGGTTTCCGCCAGCAGATCGGCGAGTGCCTGCCGCACATGTTGATGACGCTTCTCCCGGCGATAGCCTGCCGCCAGCTTGCTCAGTTCCCGGTAGAATTCCCGCCTCACCTCCTTCAGCCGGCTGGGGGGAATGACCACGGGCGGCAAGGAGTTCGCCTGGATTTCATCCAGGCGGAAAGGTTCGTCGCCGGTTTTTTCAAATACGCCGCGCAGGGTCTCGAGAGTCAACGGGCTGGTGGACGCGGGATGAGCCGGCACGGCATAGCTGCGCTGCAGCCGGCAGGATCCGCTCTCTCCACTTAAAGACAGGGTTTCCCCCGCCAGTTCGATTTTCAGCCTGACCGGCCAGGGCGAAGAGGCCGCCTGATCCAGTTTGCGGCGACAGGCCGCCTCGCTCAGCGTAAAGGCGTGTTCGGAAGAAACCTTGAACACCGTGTCGCCGACCTGGAAGACCCCCCTGAAGGGGCTGGGAACCGTTACTACAGAGCCGGCCTGGGCCAGTTTCACTGTACGGCCGCCCAGCTCCAGTTCCCGCACGGTAAATGCGGTGCCGGCCCGGTCGCTTTTCGGCTGAACCCGCAGCCGGTCGCCGGCATGGAGACGGTCCCGGGTCTTGAAGGTGATGCGGCCGCCCTGAACCGCCTGCACCTCGCCAAGAAAGCGGCCGGTCGCTCCCTTGAGCGAGGGGATGGCAATGTCAGTGGGGTTTGGCCCGGCCAGAAACCCTTTGGTCGGCAGCCGGCCGAAGGACTCCTTGAGCAGCTCCTTGGCCTCCCGGACCACAGCCCGCCTCTCCTCGGGCCCCGCATCCAGAGCCCTGCGGTAGGCGGATACCACATTCACCACGTATTCGGCGCTTTTCATGCGCCCCTCGATCTTGAAACTGCCGATACCGGCTTCGGCCAGTTCCGGCAGCAGATCGATGGCCGACAGATCGTTAGGGGAAAAGTAGTAGCCGTCCTTGCGGAAAGAGCGGTAGCTTCGGCGGCAGGGCTGAGCGCAGCGGCCTCGATTGCCGCTCTTGCCACCCAGCCAGGAGGAAAAATAGCACTGCCCGGAAAAGGAGAAGCAGAGGGCGCCGTGAATGAAATGCTCCAGATCCAGGGAGGTCTTTTGACGGATGGCGGCAATTTCTTCCAGAGTCAGCTCCCGGGCGAGCACCACCCTGGAAAACCCCATCTCCTCGAGCATTTGAACGCCTGCGGCGTTGTGAACGGTCATCTGGGTCGAGGCGTGCAGCTTCAGCCCGGGAAAGTGCCGCCGGGCCAGCCGCCAGACCGCCAGATCCTGCAGAATCACCCCGTCGACCGCCAGCGCCTCCAGGTCGGCCAGGATTTCCGCCAGACGGGGCAGTTCAGCCTCCTTGATGAGGGTATTGA
This sequence is a window from Syntrophotaleaceae bacterium. Protein-coding genes within it:
- a CDS encoding DUF3656 domain-containing protein is translated as MNHRRDIPELLAPAGSPEAFFAAMEGGADAVYCGLQDFSARAKARNISLSELEKMLGYAHRLGRRIYVTVNTLIKEAELPRLAEILADLEALAVDGVILQDLAVWRLARRHFPGLKLHASTQMTVHNAAGVQMLEEMGFSRVVLARELTLEEIAAIRQKTSLDLEHFIHGALCFSFSGQCYFSSWLGGKSGNRGRCAQPCRRSYRSFRKDGYYFSPNDLSAIDLLPELAEAGIGSFKIEGRMKSAEYVVNVVSAYRRALDAGPEERRAVVREAKELLKESFGRLPTKGFLAGPNPTDIAIPSLKGATGRFLGEVQAVQGGRITFKTRDRLHAGDRLRVQPKSDRAGTAFTVRELELGGRTVKLAQAGSVVTVPSPFRGVFQVGDTVFKVSSEHAFTLSEAACRRKLDQAASSPWPVRLKIELAGETLSLSGESGSCRLQRSYAVPAHPASTSPLTLETLRGVFEKTGDEPFRLDEIQANSLPPVVIPPSRLKEVRREFYRELSKLAAGYRREKRHQHVRQALADLLAETPPRLVEGRTISLVVGQVRDAHILNDPLVDRVVIPLLPGPAQGHRRSADREEQVVWDLPFILFDRDWPAYREAVENLVEKGYTAFRLNNLGHFRLLQGLAGLRLIAGYRLFSLNSQAVLAWKELGAEETVLYIEDDRENLRALLSRNRGCKASIIVYGTVPLLTSRIRIRELRPGSRIESDRGEGYRLDQRNGLSVLQPETDFSLLDRLNELQSMGCGSFFIELSHIGPFSPQGKKVIEALKRGQNIPGTSPFNYERGME